In Bacillus sp. NP247, one DNA window encodes the following:
- a CDS encoding CpsD/CapB family tyrosine-protein kinase gives MFGKKTRKPLRQLITHKEPKSRIAEQYRNIRTNIEFTSVDNHIRSIIVTSADPGDGKTTTISNLAVVFGQQGKKVLLIGADLRKPTLQNLFAVHNPNGLTNLLSGQASFMQCIQKTDIDNVYIMPAGPIPPNPAELLGYRKMDEMLLEAYKMFDVILIDTPPVLAVTDAQILANKCDGVVLVARSEKTEKDKLIKAKQILDKASGKLLGVVLNDKKEEQEQYGYY, from the coding sequence ATGTTCGGGAAAAAAACAAGAAAGCCACTAAGACAATTAATTACACATAAAGAGCCTAAATCACGTATTGCAGAACAATACCGTAACATTCGTACAAATATTGAATTTACATCAGTAGATAATCATATTCGTTCTATTATTGTCACTTCAGCAGATCCTGGAGATGGGAAAACAACGACTATTTCTAATCTAGCAGTTGTTTTCGGTCAACAAGGGAAAAAAGTACTGTTAATAGGGGCGGACTTACGTAAGCCAACATTACAAAACTTATTTGCGGTTCATAATCCAAATGGTTTAACAAATTTATTATCAGGACAAGCTTCGTTTATGCAATGTATTCAAAAAACAGACATAGATAATGTATATATCATGCCAGCAGGCCCAATTCCGCCAAACCCTGCAGAATTATTAGGATACCGTAAAATGGACGAAATGCTTTTAGAGGCATATAAGATGTTCGACGTCATTCTAATCGATACGCCTCCTGTGCTGGCGGTTACAGACGCGCAAATACTTGCAAACAAATGCGATGGAGTTGTATTAGTAGCTCGTAGTGAAAAAACAGAAAAAGATAAACTGATAAAGGCGAAACAAATATTAGATAAAGCATCTGGAAAACTACTTGGCGTCGTTTTAAATGATAAAAAAGAAGAACAAGAACAATATGGATATTATTAG
- the fabZ gene encoding 3-hydroxyacyl-ACP dehydratase FabZ: MLNIEQIKEIIPHRYPFLLVDKILEVDEGKRAVGIKNVSANEEFFNGHFPDYAVMPGVLIVEALAQVGAVAVLKKEENRGRLAFFAGIDNCRFKKQVRPGDQLRLEVEMTRVRGPIGKGKAIATVDGEVACEAEITFAIGDKKE; this comes from the coding sequence ATGCTAAATATAGAACAAATTAAAGAAATCATTCCTCACCGCTATCCATTTCTACTTGTTGATAAAATATTAGAAGTAGATGAAGGGAAAAGAGCGGTTGGAATTAAAAATGTATCCGCAAACGAGGAGTTCTTTAACGGACACTTCCCAGATTATGCAGTTATGCCCGGCGTACTTATTGTAGAAGCATTAGCGCAAGTTGGAGCAGTTGCTGTATTAAAGAAAGAAGAAAACCGCGGAAGACTTGCTTTCTTCGCAGGTATCGACAACTGTCGCTTCAAAAAACAAGTGCGTCCAGGTGATCAACTTCGTTTAGAAGTAGAAATGACGCGCGTACGTGGTCCAATTGGAAAAGGAAAAGCAATCGCAACAGTAGATGGTGAAGTTGCATGTGAAGCTGAAATTACATTTGCAATTGGTGATAAGAAAGAATAG
- a CDS encoding rod shape-determining protein produces the protein MFARDIGIDLGTANVLIHVKGKGIVLNEPSVVAIDRNSGKVLAVGEEARSMVGRTPGNIVAIRPLKDGVIADFEITEAMLKYFINKLDVKSFFSKPRILICCPTNITSVEQKAIREAAERSGGKTVFLEEEPKVAAVGAGMEIFQPSGNMVVDIGGGTTDIAVLSMGDIVTSSSIKMAGDKFDMEILNYVKRKYKLLIGERTSENIKIKVGTVFPGARSEELEIRGRDMVTGLPRTITVCSEEITEALKEDAAIIVQAAKGVLERTPPELSADIIDRGVILTGGGALLHGIDMLLAEELKVPVLIAENPMQCVAIGTGVMLENIDKLPRRALK, from the coding sequence ATGTTTGCGAGAGATATCGGAATTGACCTAGGTACGGCTAATGTATTAATTCATGTTAAAGGTAAGGGTATTGTATTAAATGAGCCATCTGTTGTGGCAATTGATCGTAATAGTGGAAAAGTATTAGCAGTAGGTGAAGAAGCAAGAAGTATGGTGGGACGTACACCTGGTAATATCGTGGCAATTCGTCCACTTAAAGATGGTGTAATCGCAGATTTCGAAATTACAGAAGCAATGTTAAAGTATTTCATTAACAAATTGGACGTGAAGAGCTTCTTTTCAAAACCTCGCATTTTAATTTGCTGTCCAACAAATATCACATCTGTAGAGCAAAAAGCAATTCGCGAGGCTGCTGAACGTTCAGGTGGCAAAACAGTATTTTTAGAAGAAGAACCAAAAGTAGCGGCAGTTGGTGCTGGTATGGAAATCTTCCAACCAAGCGGTAACATGGTTGTTGATATTGGTGGAGGTACAACAGATATCGCCGTACTTTCTATGGGTGATATTGTTACCTCTTCCTCTATCAAAATGGCTGGCGATAAGTTTGATATGGAGATCTTAAACTACGTTAAACGTAAGTATAAGCTATTAATTGGAGAACGTACTTCAGAAAATATTAAAATTAAAGTTGGTACAGTATTCCCAGGTGCACGCAGTGAAGAGCTTGAAATTCGCGGACGTGACATGGTAACAGGTTTACCACGTACAATTACAGTATGCTCTGAAGAAATTACAGAAGCACTAAAAGAAGACGCAGCTATCATTGTACAAGCTGCAAAAGGCGTACTAGAGCGTACACCACCAGAACTATCTGCGGACATTATCGACCGCGGTGTTATTCTAACAGGCGGTGGAGCTTTATTACACGGTATCGACATGCTTCTTGCAGAAGAATTAAAGGTACCAGTATTAATCGCTGAAAACCCAATGCAATGTGTTGCTATTGGTACAGGTGTTATGTTAGAGAATATCGATAAATTACCACGTCGTGCATTGAAATAA
- the spoIIID gene encoding sporulation transcriptional regulator SpoIIID, producing MHDYIKERTIKIGKYIVETRKTVRVIAKEFGVSKSTVHKDLTERLPEINPELANEVKEILDYHKSIRHLRGGEATKQKYRKEDIEKPVRQ from the coding sequence GTGCACGATTACATCAAAGAGAGAACTATCAAGATTGGCAAGTATATCGTGGAGACAAGAAAGACAGTGCGTGTAATTGCAAAGGAGTTTGGGGTATCAAAGAGTACAGTCCATAAAGATTTAACAGAACGTTTGCCAGAAATTAATCCAGAGCTCGCAAATGAAGTGAAAGAAATTCTTGATTATCATAAGTCTATTCGTCATTTAAGAGGGGGAGAAGCAACAAAACAGAAGTATCGTAAAGAAGATATAGAAAAGCCTGTACGCCAATAA
- a CDS encoding M23 family metallopeptidase, translated as MRGRNSKNSRKVVHLFQKRWVFPALYIACAAVILMVALWFQGANPKKAPNQDQATPYTQTENPAVPVTKSSEVVKMPAAVNAEVVVQKKFYEDAASEAEQEKALVFYNNTYSPNKGIDIAAKNGKEFDVTAALSGTVTKAEKDSLLGYVVTVDSGNGVAASYQSLGNVKVEKGARVAQGEVLGKSGLNAMNKDAGSYVHFEVRKDNVAVNPERYLNKSVAEIKAAAGAAKATNASGKKADDKSQKEEKSTSTKPESKTEDKSQKEEKSTSGSTSDKETNGKQDDKSQKEEKSTNGSTESSNDSSSQE; from the coding sequence ATGCGAGGAAGAAATAGTAAAAATTCGCGAAAAGTAGTACATTTATTTCAAAAAAGATGGGTGTTTCCGGCACTATACATTGCTTGTGCAGCGGTAATCTTAATGGTTGCGCTATGGTTCCAGGGAGCTAATCCAAAGAAAGCTCCGAACCAAGATCAAGCAACACCGTATACACAAACGGAAAATCCAGCAGTACCGGTAACAAAATCTTCAGAAGTAGTGAAAATGCCAGCTGCAGTAAATGCAGAAGTAGTAGTACAGAAGAAATTCTATGAAGATGCAGCATCAGAGGCGGAACAAGAAAAAGCACTTGTCTTTTATAACAACACATATTCCCCAAATAAAGGGATCGACATTGCTGCGAAAAACGGAAAAGAATTTGATGTTACAGCTGCTTTAAGTGGTACAGTAACGAAAGCTGAAAAAGATTCACTTCTTGGTTATGTTGTAACAGTAGATAGTGGAAATGGTGTAGCAGCATCTTATCAAAGCTTAGGCAATGTGAAAGTAGAAAAAGGTGCAAGAGTTGCGCAAGGTGAAGTGTTAGGAAAATCAGGTCTAAATGCAATGAATAAAGATGCAGGTTCTTACGTTCACTTTGAAGTACGTAAAGACAATGTGGCTGTGAACCCTGAGCGCTATTTAAATAAATCAGTAGCAGAAATTAAAGCTGCTGCAGGTGCTGCAAAGGCGACAAATGCTTCTGGTAAAAAAGCTGATGACAAATCTCAAAAAGAAGAAAAGTCAACAAGCACGAAACCAGAAAGTAAAACAGAAGATAAGTCTCAAAAAGAAGAGAAATCAACAAGCGGCTCGACTAGTGATAAAGAGACGAACGGCAAACAAGATGACAAATCTCAAAAAGAAGAAAAATCAACGAATGGTTCTACAGAATCATCTAACGATTCTTCTTCACAAGAATAA
- a CDS encoding ABC transporter permease, translated as MTFSMRRVSAIFRKEVQDFKTNSQVLLMASLPLIFSVIYSKFGVGKQVLGTTTIMSLLFVAGFVQSMVIAEEKEKHTLRVLMLSPASSVEVLLGKSLLTAGLTMIICIANLFILDQLNINLPLVGLIFLCGIILFIAMGTMIGLLASSVPQTSLIGMPILMTMYLAVQFEAFVENTKIKTMIGYLPTSHITKAMNGLVDGAGFSSMGGHVLNITVWFIISLVVCLIVYKKKQLD; from the coding sequence ATGACATTTTCAATGAGACGTGTATCAGCTATTTTTAGGAAAGAGGTACAAGATTTTAAGACAAATTCACAAGTGTTGTTAATGGCATCTTTACCACTTATATTTTCGGTTATATATAGCAAATTTGGAGTGGGCAAGCAAGTGTTGGGTACTACTACTATAATGTCTCTCCTGTTTGTCGCAGGTTTTGTTCAATCTATGGTAATTGCAGAAGAAAAAGAAAAACATACATTACGTGTGTTAATGTTATCGCCAGCATCTTCTGTTGAAGTTCTTCTTGGAAAGAGTCTATTAACAGCTGGTCTGACGATGATCATTTGTATTGCGAATTTATTCATTTTAGATCAATTAAATATAAATCTTCCATTGGTAGGATTGATATTCTTATGTGGAATTATTTTATTTATCGCGATGGGAACAATGATTGGATTACTTGCATCTTCTGTACCGCAAACATCATTAATTGGAATGCCTATTTTAATGACGATGTATTTAGCTGTACAATTTGAGGCATTTGTTGAAAATACAAAAATTAAGACGATGATTGGATATCTCCCAACATCTCATATTACAAAAGCGATGAACGGTTTAGTAGATGGAGCAGGCTTTAGTAGTATGGGTGGTCATGTGTTGAACATTACAGTTTGGTTTATCATTTCGCTTGTTGTATGTTTAATCGTATATAAGAAGAAACAATTAGACTAA
- a CDS encoding ABC transporter ATP-binding protein gives MTLAIEMKDVMKSFDGKTALRNVNIEVKQGEIFGFLGPSGSGKTTTVKILTSQLLHSVGTVRVLGKDITGPSSIDYKRIGILTDNSGLYERLSIYDNLLLFCDLYDCKKERIDEVLAQVNLLDDKKTQVKKLSKGMKQRVTLARAILHKPDILFLDEPTSALDPVNVQNIHKILRDLNKEGTTIFLTTHNMDEAETLCNRIAFLCGGEIVALDTPENLRLQYAKDQIQVVLKDKQKEVVQKDELGAKRISEWMKKGELLSIHSHEPTLGDIFIEVTGRGL, from the coding sequence ATGACATTGGCAATTGAAATGAAAGATGTAATGAAAAGTTTCGATGGAAAAACGGCCCTTCGAAATGTAAATATTGAGGTGAAGCAAGGAGAAATCTTTGGATTCCTCGGACCGAGTGGATCTGGTAAAACAACAACAGTAAAAATATTAACTTCTCAATTGCTTCATAGCGTTGGAACTGTAAGAGTGTTAGGTAAAGACATTACAGGACCAAGTAGCATCGATTACAAACGAATCGGTATTTTAACAGACAACAGCGGCCTATACGAAAGACTTAGCATTTATGATAACTTACTATTATTTTGTGACTTATACGATTGCAAAAAAGAACGAATTGATGAAGTGTTAGCACAAGTGAACTTATTGGATGATAAAAAAACACAGGTGAAAAAATTATCAAAAGGAATGAAGCAGCGCGTCACATTAGCGAGAGCGATCCTTCATAAACCAGATATCCTCTTCTTAGACGAACCAACATCCGCACTCGATCCAGTTAACGTACAAAACATTCATAAAATCTTAAGAGACTTAAATAAAGAAGGAACGACGATTTTCTTAACGACGCACAATATGGACGAAGCAGAAACACTTTGTAACCGCATTGCCTTCCTTTGTGGGGGAGAAATTGTAGCGCTTGATACACCAGAAAACCTTCGCCTACAATACGCGAAAGATCAAATACAAGTCGTATTAAAAGATAAGCAAAAAGAAGTAGTGCAAAAAGATGAATTAGGTGCAAAACGTATTTCAGAATGGATGAAAAAAGGTGAATTACTATCCATTCATTCACACGAACCAACGCTAGGCGATATCTTTATTGAAGTTACTGGGAGGGGATTATAA
- a CDS encoding LytTR family transcriptional regulator DNA-binding domain-containing protein, translated as MALLELKQLGKTNQLPAIELEVEKGQCVVLQCNNHTAKVLHRIIIGEEEASSGSVLFEGEPIGKKVYSRIGFCFLKDEAYDRLKVKEYFKFLLGLYESNMSIEEVVQYVGLLDKLNVKIEKLSFSEKRRLHIGRVMIHNPDLIILEEPEQNVDTESTIIIRKAIMKMKEQGKAIFITSSFLSDALSLTEDVYILNNDGVKKIEIEQEEVEEVDEEKVVQMIPQMKLERIPAKVNDKIILLDPMEIHFIETQNGVTHIHVREGDFVCALTLSELETRLTGFGFFRCHRSYLVNLQRVREVITWTRNSFSLILDDERKSSIPLSKGRMDELKDVIGL; from the coding sequence ATGGCGTTATTGGAGCTGAAACAGTTAGGGAAGACGAACCAGTTACCAGCAATTGAACTAGAGGTTGAAAAAGGGCAATGTGTTGTTTTGCAATGTAATAATCATACAGCTAAAGTGTTGCATCGCATTATTATCGGAGAAGAAGAGGCTTCTTCGGGTAGTGTGTTATTTGAAGGGGAGCCGATTGGAAAGAAAGTATATTCACGCATCGGTTTTTGTTTTTTGAAAGATGAAGCATACGACCGTTTGAAAGTGAAAGAGTACTTCAAGTTTTTATTAGGGCTTTATGAATCAAATATGAGTATAGAAGAAGTAGTACAATATGTCGGTCTCTTAGATAAATTAAACGTGAAAATAGAAAAATTGTCATTTTCAGAGAAACGTCGCCTTCATATCGGGCGGGTTATGATTCATAATCCAGATTTAATTATTTTGGAAGAGCCGGAGCAAAATGTAGATACAGAGAGTACGATCATTATTCGAAAAGCGATTATGAAAATGAAAGAGCAAGGAAAGGCAATCTTTATTACGTCCTCCTTTTTATCGGATGCCCTTTCGTTGACAGAAGATGTATACATATTAAACAATGATGGTGTGAAAAAGATAGAAATAGAGCAAGAAGAAGTTGAAGAAGTAGATGAAGAAAAAGTAGTTCAAATGATTCCGCAAATGAAACTTGAAAGAATTCCAGCGAAAGTGAACGATAAAATCATTTTACTGGATCCGATGGAGATCCATTTCATTGAAACACAAAATGGAGTGACACATATTCATGTGCGCGAAGGTGACTTCGTATGCGCATTAACATTAAGTGAACTAGAAACGAGATTAACAGGATTCGGATTCTTTAGATGTCATCGCTCGTACCTCGTTAATTTACAAAGAGTACGAGAAGTCATTACTTGGACACGTAATAGCTTTAGTTTAATTTTGGATGACGAAAGAAAAAGTTCAATCCCGCTTTCAAAAGGACGAATGGATGAATTAAAAGATGTGATTGGGCTATAA
- the spoIID gene encoding stage II sporulation protein D encodes MKFSKPLFITVALLIALVIIVPAALVIPFAKAKVGEEAASKTPPAIESIPAPGKVDTAVQVAVYRDQQKKVETLPMEEYVAGVVASEMNASFETEALKAQALAARTFVVQRMLSGGKKNNADVTDTVKDQVYKSKAELKKQWGNNYENNLKKIEEAVSKTAGQVLTYDGKPISASFFSTSNGRTENAADYWGNDYPYLKSVDSPWDQASPKFTSEQKFTVAEFQKRLGVKVLADGKVGNIKDLTEGKRVKDVAFQGKTLTGKQVREKLDLRSSDFTWKQEGDNITVITKGFGHGVGMSQYGANGMAAEGKKYTDIVAHYYKGVEIKTMNEYEGKLMVKK; translated from the coding sequence ATGAAATTTTCAAAGCCACTTTTCATTACAGTAGCGCTCTTAATAGCGCTCGTTATCATTGTACCTGCTGCCCTTGTTATTCCATTTGCGAAAGCAAAAGTAGGGGAAGAAGCAGCTTCTAAAACTCCTCCAGCGATAGAAAGTATACCAGCTCCAGGGAAAGTGGATACAGCGGTTCAAGTTGCTGTATACCGTGATCAGCAGAAGAAGGTAGAAACATTACCTATGGAGGAGTATGTGGCCGGTGTAGTAGCTTCTGAGATGAATGCCAGCTTTGAAACAGAGGCGCTAAAGGCGCAGGCATTAGCAGCAAGAACATTTGTAGTGCAGCGTATGCTAAGCGGTGGTAAGAAAAACAATGCGGACGTGACAGATACGGTGAAAGATCAAGTGTACAAAAGCAAAGCGGAATTGAAGAAACAATGGGGTAATAACTACGAAAATAATTTAAAGAAAATTGAGGAAGCCGTTTCGAAAACTGCAGGACAAGTTTTAACGTATGATGGAAAACCAATTTCAGCATCCTTCTTCTCAACGAGTAACGGACGAACAGAAAATGCAGCTGATTATTGGGGGAATGATTATCCGTACTTAAAGAGTGTAGATAGTCCGTGGGATCAAGCCTCTCCAAAATTTACGAGTGAGCAAAAATTCACAGTAGCTGAATTTCAAAAACGTCTCGGTGTGAAAGTACTAGCGGACGGAAAGGTTGGTAATATTAAAGACCTTACGGAAGGAAAACGAGTAAAGGATGTAGCGTTTCAAGGTAAAACATTAACAGGAAAACAAGTTCGTGAAAAGTTAGACTTACGCTCCTCAGATTTTACGTGGAAACAAGAAGGAGATAACATCACCGTTATAACGAAAGGGTTCGGTCACGGCGTCGGTATGAGCCAGTACGGTGCGAATGGTATGGCAGCGGAAGGTAAGAAATATACAGATATAGTCGCTCATTACTATAAAGGTGTTGAAATAAAGACGATGAACGAGTATGAAGGGAAATTGATGGTGAAAAAATAG
- the murA gene encoding UDP-N-acetylglucosamine 1-carboxyvinyltransferase, protein MEKIIVRGGKRLSGTVRVEGAKNAVLPIIAAALLASDGKNVLSEVPVLSDVYTINEVLRHLNAEVVFENNQVTIDSSKELNIEAPFEYVRKMRASVQVMGPLLARNGRARIALPGGCAIGSRPIDQHLKGFEAMGAKVKVGNGFVEAHVEGELKGAKIYLDFPSVGATENIMSAATLAKGTTVLENAAKEPEIVDLANFLNAMGAKVRGAGTGTIRIEGVEKLYGANHPIIPDRIEAGTFMVAAAITGGDILIENAVPEHLRSITAKMEEMGVKIIEENEGVRVIGPDKLKAVDIKTMPHPGFPTDMQSQMMALLLHADGTSMITETVFENRFMHVEEFRRMNADIKIEGRSVIMNGPSSLQGAEVGATDLRAAAALILAGLVSEGYTRVTELKHLDRGYVDFHKKLAALGATIERVNEKVEEVTEQEVSDLHA, encoded by the coding sequence TTGGAAAAGATCATCGTCCGTGGCGGAAAGCGGTTAAGCGGCACAGTGCGTGTTGAGGGCGCAAAAAATGCTGTATTACCTATAATCGCTGCAGCCCTATTAGCGAGTGACGGAAAGAATGTACTATCTGAAGTACCAGTATTATCTGATGTATACACAATTAACGAGGTATTACGTCATTTAAATGCTGAAGTCGTATTTGAAAATAACCAAGTAACAATCGATTCTTCTAAAGAATTAAATATTGAAGCACCATTTGAGTATGTACGTAAGATGCGTGCATCTGTTCAAGTAATGGGACCATTATTAGCACGTAATGGTCGTGCTCGTATTGCACTTCCTGGTGGATGTGCAATTGGTTCACGTCCAATTGACCAACATTTAAAAGGCTTCGAAGCAATGGGAGCGAAAGTAAAAGTTGGTAACGGATTTGTTGAGGCACACGTAGAGGGCGAACTAAAAGGAGCTAAAATTTATTTAGACTTCCCAAGCGTAGGCGCGACAGAAAACATTATGTCTGCAGCTACATTAGCAAAAGGGACAACAGTCCTTGAAAACGCAGCGAAAGAGCCAGAAATCGTTGACTTAGCTAACTTCTTAAATGCAATGGGAGCGAAAGTACGCGGAGCTGGAACTGGAACGATTCGTATTGAAGGCGTTGAAAAATTATATGGTGCAAACCACCCTATTATTCCTGACCGTATTGAAGCAGGAACATTCATGGTTGCAGCGGCAATTACAGGTGGAGACATCTTAATTGAAAATGCTGTTCCTGAACATTTACGCTCAATTACAGCGAAAATGGAAGAAATGGGTGTTAAAATTATTGAGGAAAATGAAGGTGTACGTGTTATCGGCCCAGATAAGTTAAAAGCGGTTGATATTAAAACTATGCCTCATCCAGGTTTCCCAACAGACATGCAATCACAAATGATGGCATTATTACTACATGCTGATGGAACAAGTATGATTACAGAAACGGTATTCGAAAACCGCTTTATGCACGTTGAAGAATTCCGTCGTATGAATGCTGATATTAAAATCGAAGGTCGTTCTGTAATTATGAACGGTCCAAGTAGCTTGCAAGGTGCTGAAGTAGGCGCAACTGATTTACGTGCAGCAGCAGCATTAATTTTAGCTGGTTTAGTATCAGAAGGTTATACTCGTGTAACAGAGTTAAAACATCTTGACCGTGGTTATGTAGATTTCCATAAGAAATTAGCTGCATTAGGTGCAACTATTGAACGTGTAAACGAAAAAGTAGAAGAAGTGACAGAACAAGAAGTTTCTGATCTTCACGCTTAA
- a CDS encoding YwmB family TATA-box binding protein has protein sequence MKFKAILIVIVSVVLFLVGYKEMKPISDEQKMESMIAALEKNDAKVERWSWLARETKTISNIHTFQKLLNDVKEEANIESWELEQSPDGYKATSYKKSSSHEERIVVTWSKENTKENTFIIFEVSGAKWDPKYVQNIDKIFSEKPIIYTCVQGVLNDKIEGVLQNKTNQVLKDLSARAIEQIEERAFVSVSAYNKKWNDALSTNREKINVQIAIRSTNNKDTIVVGTPIITSEY, from the coding sequence TTGAAGTTTAAAGCCATTCTTATCGTTATCGTGAGTGTTGTTTTATTTTTGGTTGGATATAAAGAGATGAAACCTATAAGCGATGAACAGAAAATGGAGAGCATGATTGCAGCTTTAGAGAAAAATGATGCAAAAGTAGAGCGGTGGTCATGGTTAGCACGAGAAACGAAAACAATTTCTAATATACATACGTTTCAAAAATTGTTAAACGATGTGAAGGAAGAGGCAAACATTGAAAGTTGGGAATTAGAACAATCTCCAGATGGATATAAGGCTACATCCTATAAAAAATCTTCTTCACATGAAGAACGAATAGTAGTAACTTGGAGTAAGGAAAATACTAAAGAAAACACTTTTATTATTTTTGAAGTGAGCGGGGCGAAATGGGACCCGAAGTACGTTCAGAACATAGATAAAATTTTTAGTGAAAAACCTATAATTTACACTTGTGTTCAAGGTGTACTGAATGATAAGATTGAAGGTGTTTTGCAAAATAAAACCAATCAGGTTTTGAAAGATCTTTCAGCAAGAGCGATCGAACAGATAGAAGAAAGAGCATTTGTATCAGTCTCCGCATATAATAAAAAGTGGAATGACGCTCTTTCAACAAATAGAGAGAAAATAAATGTGCAAATAGCAATACGTTCTACAAACAACAAAGATACAATTGTGGTTGGCACACCGATCATAACTTCTGAGTATTGA
- a CDS encoding DUF1146 family protein gives MAHLLGQQALIAIVSHLLFITITWWALQGIHIERLMKSGKVMQTRVLLILITITIGTSVSNFFLDYLGYSKSLTYLVK, from the coding sequence TTGGCACATCTTTTAGGGCAACAAGCACTGATTGCCATTGTTTCACATTTATTATTTATTACCATTACGTGGTGGGCCTTACAAGGTATTCACATTGAGCGCTTAATGAAGTCTGGGAAAGTGATGCAGACGAGAGTATTACTCATCCTAATTACAATTACAATTGGGACATCTGTAAGTAACTTTTTCCTTGATTATTTAGGCTATTCAAAGAGTTTAACGTATTTAGTAAAGTAA